Proteins encoded within one genomic window of Ranitomeya variabilis isolate aRanVar5 chromosome 4, aRanVar5.hap1, whole genome shotgun sequence:
- the LOC143767311 gene encoding gastrula zinc finger protein XlCGF66.1-like yields MDRDRDKMAERILHLMLKILFQLTGEDYTVVKKTSSERCQAPVSEGWGRPLSPITGPPPHHLVHEDINDQKILELTYKMIELLTGEVPLRCQDVAVYFSMEEWEYVEGHKDLYKDVMMEVPQPLTSPVLSSKKTTPKRYPHPLLLLDCKQEDPNVNQDYQGEDVPHINTTERYVRGDERCKEEISTDNRTDDCTRSSEGRLILSDFSADNLGITLDTCEEHVIIPDTPQDLIRKNLSSDPFQQVLFSASSKTNMQNKSHRRAVEHEIAYTGEKPFSCSECGKCFTHKSWLIKHQIVHTGEKSFSCSECGKCFTYKSNFVIHQRIHTGEKPFSCSECGKCFNQKTNLITHLKTHSGK; encoded by the exons atggatagggacagggacaagatggcggagaggatattacacctcatgctaaagatcctcttccagcttactggagag gattacacagtagtgaagaagacctctagtgagcgctgtcaggcccctgtgtctgagggatggggaagacccctgagcccaatcacggggcctccacctcaccatctggtacatgaggacatcaatgaccagaagattctagaactcacctacaagatgattgagttgctcactggagag gttcctttaaggtgtcaggatgtcgccgtctatttctccatggaggagtgggagtatgtagaaggacacaaagatctgtacaaggacgtcatgatggaagttccccagcccctcacatcaccag ttctatccagtaagaagaCAACACCAAAGAGGTATCCCCACCCTCTTCTTCTActtgactgtaaacaagaagatcccaatgttaatCAAGATTATCAG ggtgaagatgtgccccatattaatactactGAGAGATATGTGagaggtgatgagcggtgtaaggaGGAGATTTCTACAGATAACCGCACAG atgactgtaccaggagctcAGAGGGACGTCTGATACTCTCAGATTTTTCAGCAGATAATCTTGGTATCACACTCGATACATGTGAAGAACATGTCATTATACCAGATACACCTCAAGATCTCATCAGAAaaaatctgtcatctgatccttttcAACAGGTCCTTTTTTCTGCTTCATCAAAgacaaatatgcaaaacaaaagTCACAGAAGGGCTGTTGAACATGAAATAGCTtatacaggggagaaaccattttcatgttcagaatgtggaaaatgttttacacacaaatcatggctcataaaacatcagatagtacacacaggggagaaatcattttcatgttcagaatgtgggaaatgttttacatacaaatcaaattttgttatacatcagagaattcacacaggggagaaaccattttcatgttcagaatgtgggaaatgttttaatcagaaaacaAATCTTATTACACATCTGAAAACTCACTCAGGAAAgtag